A region from the Bradyrhizobium erythrophlei genome encodes:
- a CDS encoding CitMHS family transporter — MLALLGLTTVVVLLAVIISKRMSPLIALITIPIIASLVGGFGYDTSKFVLEGLKSLAPVVGMFVFAILFFGVVTDAGMLDPVIDRILRTVGTRPTRIVMGTTLLALLIHLDGSGAVTFLITIPATLPLYDRLGIDKRILACAVSMAAGVNFLPWTGPMIRASAALKLPISEIFNPLIGVQLVGLAFIFTAAYLLGRREERRLGLTGSKSDAIPAQRQLTADEADLRRPRNFWINIVLTVAVLGTMVAMGEKIPPALMFMVGTCIALMINYPNVDMQRKRVDAHAKAALMMASILLAAGVFTGIMQGSGMLKAMAQTAVTFVPAEMAHHLPVALGLISMPLSLLFDPDSFYFGVLPVVAEVGKQLGVPPVQIAQAALLGQMTTGFPVSPLTPATFLIVGLTGIDLGDHQKFTFPFLFGASVVMTIACVLLGVFPL; from the coding sequence ATGCTGGCCCTTCTAGGCCTGACGACCGTTGTCGTCTTGTTGGCGGTCATCATTTCCAAGCGAATGTCGCCGCTTATCGCGCTTATCACTATTCCGATCATCGCCTCACTGGTCGGAGGCTTCGGCTACGATACCAGCAAGTTTGTTCTCGAGGGGCTCAAAAGCCTTGCCCCGGTCGTCGGCATGTTCGTGTTTGCGATCCTGTTCTTCGGTGTCGTCACAGATGCCGGAATGCTGGATCCCGTCATCGACCGCATTTTGCGGACAGTTGGAACGCGGCCCACTCGCATCGTGATGGGCACGACCTTGCTGGCGCTTCTCATCCACCTCGATGGCTCGGGAGCAGTGACCTTCCTCATCACAATTCCTGCAACGCTGCCCCTTTACGACAGGCTTGGCATCGACAAGCGCATTCTTGCCTGCGCCGTCTCCATGGCAGCCGGCGTCAACTTCCTGCCTTGGACCGGACCTATGATCCGCGCGTCAGCGGCGCTGAAGCTTCCGATCTCGGAGATATTCAATCCCCTGATCGGGGTCCAACTTGTCGGTCTCGCCTTCATCTTCACCGCGGCTTACCTTTTGGGACGCCGGGAGGAAAGGCGGCTCGGCCTTACCGGCTCGAAGAGCGACGCAATTCCTGCGCAACGCCAACTTACGGCGGATGAGGCCGATCTTCGGCGCCCACGAAATTTCTGGATTAACATCGTCCTCACGGTGGCCGTGTTGGGAACCATGGTTGCCATGGGTGAGAAAATTCCGCCGGCGTTAATGTTCATGGTCGGAACATGCATTGCGCTGATGATTAACTATCCAAACGTCGATATGCAGCGAAAGCGGGTCGACGCACATGCGAAGGCCGCGCTTATGATGGCCAGTATCCTGCTGGCAGCAGGCGTGTTCACCGGAATTATGCAGGGATCGGGAATGCTCAAGGCGATGGCGCAGACGGCCGTGACGTTTGTGCCGGCAGAAATGGCGCATCACCTGCCGGTCGCACTGGGACTCATCTCAATGCCTCTGAGCCTGCTGTTCGATCCGGACTCGTTTTATTTCGGTGTGCTTCCTGTCGTAGCCGAGGTTGGCAAGCAGCTCGGCGTGCCCCCCGTGCAGATAGCCCAGGCTGCGCTGCTCGGCCAAATGACCACAGGCTTCCCCGTCAGCCCGCTAACGCCTGCGACCTTCTTGATTGTCGGTTTGACTGGTATCGATCTCGGCGACCACCAGAAGTTTACCTTTCCGTTCCTGTTCGGCGCATCGGTCGTCATGACGATCGCGTGCGTGCTGCTCGGCGTCTTTCCGTTGTAG
- a CDS encoding acyclic terpene utilization AtuA family protein, whose amino-acid sequence MKTIRIGSGAGYSGDRIEPAVELAEKGEIQYLGFECLAERTIALAQQQKLKDPTAGYDPMLEQRMRAILAICKSRGIRIITNMGAANPAAAAARTAEIGRQLGIKGLRVAAVGGDDVLEACERGNFPFLEIEGRVRDLGNRLLSANAYLGAAPIVQALAAGADVVITGRVGDPALFMAPLIHEFGWAMDDWERLGRGALVGHLLECAGQITGGYFSDPGFKDVAGLARLGFPIGEISENGDLIVTKVPGSGGAVTEATCKEQLLYEVHDPSRYLQPDVVGDFSGVTVTQVGPDRVRVQGGSGKPKTGQLKTSIGYIDSYVGEGQISYAGPGALERGKLAREIVRERLALIGVQMTESRFDLIGADSMHGSMLSSGGAPYEVRLRVAGRTENLREAERIGNEVETLYTNGPASGGGAFKSAREIIAVASVLVPEEFAIPTFQMFNP is encoded by the coding sequence TTGAAAACGATCAGGATTGGTTCCGGAGCAGGCTATTCTGGAGACCGCATTGAGCCCGCGGTCGAACTCGCTGAGAAAGGCGAAATTCAGTATCTCGGATTCGAATGCCTCGCCGAGCGCACGATTGCGCTTGCACAGCAACAGAAGCTGAAGGATCCGACGGCAGGTTACGATCCCATGCTCGAACAGCGCATGCGGGCCATCCTCGCCATCTGCAAGTCCCGGGGTATCCGGATCATCACGAACATGGGCGCGGCGAATCCAGCGGCGGCAGCCGCCAGAACTGCGGAGATCGGGAGGCAGCTCGGGATCAAGGGACTGAGAGTTGCTGCAGTCGGTGGTGACGACGTTCTGGAAGCCTGCGAGCGCGGCAATTTTCCATTTCTGGAAATTGAAGGACGCGTCAGGGATCTGGGCAATCGATTGTTATCGGCTAATGCCTATTTGGGAGCGGCGCCCATCGTTCAGGCATTAGCTGCGGGTGCCGATGTGGTAATTACGGGTCGCGTCGGCGACCCCGCGCTGTTCATGGCACCCCTGATTCACGAATTCGGCTGGGCAATGGACGATTGGGAACGCTTGGGCAGAGGCGCCCTCGTCGGCCATTTGCTGGAATGCGCGGGCCAGATCACGGGTGGTTACTTTTCCGATCCGGGCTTCAAGGATGTCGCGGGCTTGGCGCGGCTTGGGTTTCCAATCGGGGAAATCAGTGAAAATGGCGATCTCATCGTGACCAAGGTACCCGGATCGGGAGGCGCGGTCACTGAAGCGACCTGCAAGGAGCAGCTTCTCTATGAGGTGCATGATCCGAGTCGCTACCTTCAACCCGATGTGGTCGGTGATTTCTCAGGAGTAACCGTGACCCAGGTCGGCCCGGACCGAGTGCGCGTACAGGGCGGCAGCGGGAAGCCAAAAACAGGTCAGTTGAAAACCTCCATTGGTTACATCGACAGTTATGTCGGTGAGGGCCAGATTTCCTATGCCGGTCCAGGCGCGCTGGAACGAGGCAAACTTGCACGTGAAATCGTCCGGGAGCGGCTCGCTCTGATCGGCGTGCAAATGACAGAGTCCCGTTTCGATCTAATAGGCGCAGACTCAATGCACGGCTCGATGCTGTCAAGCGGCGGCGCGCCGTACGAAGTTCGTTTGCGCGTTGCCGGCCGCACCGAAAATCTTCGAGAAGCGGAGCGCATCGGCAACGAGGTGGAAACACTCTACACTAACGGTCCGGCAAGCGGTGGCGGTGCATTCAAGTCGGCGCGAGAGATCATTGCCGTCGCGTCCGTATTGGTGCCAGAAGAATTCGCAATACCGACGTTCCAAATGTTCAATCCTTGA
- a CDS encoding ATP phosphoribosyltransferase regulatory subunit — MTLTAAPRATGSAAWADALLLSFAQAGYVQAEPAILQPAEPFLDLSGEDIRKSLYLTTDANGEELCLRPDLTIPVARDYLASDRCGQPAGFSYLGPVFRYRGGRPSEFLQAGIESFGRQDRAAADAEMLALALQATLAFGVSDVEIRTGDVALFNALIDALGLYPVWRRRLIKDFNRKISLEQDLGRLTLATGPGRNEYEGVLAALAGSDRKAALALVTDLMSIAGTTNVGGRTVAEIADRFLEQSTLKGGALPRDALGIIKRFLAIAGDPNDAIVQLRALASDAKLDINAAIDQFESRIGFMAGRGIDTKATRFSTAFGRGVDYYTGFEFELHAKGNGLEPLVAGGRYDGLMTQLGAPSPIPAVGFSVWVEAMTKIGRKPGASGSGSSA, encoded by the coding sequence ATGACCCTGACCGCCGCCCCTCGTGCGACCGGATCCGCCGCATGGGCGGACGCGCTGCTATTGTCGTTCGCCCAGGCCGGCTACGTCCAGGCGGAGCCTGCGATCCTGCAGCCGGCCGAGCCGTTTCTCGACCTCTCGGGCGAGGACATCCGCAAAAGCCTTTACCTCACCACCGACGCCAACGGCGAGGAGCTGTGCCTGCGCCCCGACCTGACCATCCCGGTGGCGCGGGATTACCTCGCCTCCGACCGCTGCGGCCAGCCGGCGGGATTTTCCTATCTTGGACCGGTGTTCCGCTATCGCGGCGGCCGGCCGAGCGAGTTCCTGCAGGCCGGCATTGAATCCTTCGGACGGCAGGATCGCGCCGCGGCAGATGCCGAGATGCTGGCGCTGGCGCTGCAGGCGACCCTGGCGTTCGGCGTCAGCGACGTCGAAATCCGCACCGGCGATGTCGCCCTGTTCAACGCGCTGATCGATGCGCTCGGTCTCTATCCGGTATGGCGGCGGCGGCTGATCAAGGATTTCAACCGCAAGATCTCTCTCGAGCAGGATCTCGGGCGGCTGACGCTCGCGACCGGACCCGGCCGCAACGAATACGAGGGCGTGCTCGCCGCGCTCGCCGGTTCCGACCGCAAGGCGGCGCTCGCGCTGGTGACCGACCTGATGTCGATCGCCGGCACCACCAATGTCGGCGGACGCACGGTGGCGGAAATCGCCGACCGCTTCCTCGAGCAATCGACGCTGAAGGGCGGCGCCCTGCCGCGCGACGCGCTCGGCATCATCAAGCGTTTCCTCGCCATCGCCGGCGACCCCAACGACGCCATCGTGCAACTGCGCGCTTTGGCCAGCGACGCCAAACTCGACATCAACGCTGCGATCGATCAGTTCGAAAGCCGCATCGGCTTCATGGCCGGGCGCGGCATCGACACAAAGGCGACGCGGTTCTCCACAGCTTTCGGGCGCGGCGTCGATTATTACACCGGCTTCGAATTCGAATTGCATGCCAAGGGCAACGGCCTCGAACCGCTGGTGGCGGGCGGGCGCTATGACGGGCTGATGACCCAGCTCGGCGCGCCTTCCCCGATCCCCGCGGTCGGCTTCTCGGTCTGGGTCGAGGCGATGACGAAAATCGGCCGCAAGCCCGGCGCGAGCGGAAGCGGGAGCTCCGCATGA
- a CDS encoding protein phosphatase CheZ produces the protein MPIHRRRFRIEEAIIGGDMPMPAGADGEVGPMHREIMNELRAIRSQMGSSGRARSATVETLDASVSREAAEAYALLETYRAQIEQCEKLKVELDLIYDAINRTKREIAVLHGKSFNGEEMAKVNGELGAVVGGTEEATQQILEAAEAIDNASSALSKVTSPDQQKILSEEIQERVVSIFEACNFQDLTGQRISKVMTTMKFIENHITVMMDIWGGVDAIKAHAPPIVDDREGDAKLLNGPKLDGDEGHASQNDIDALFD, from the coding sequence ATGCCGATTCATCGCAGACGCTTTCGTATCGAAGAAGCAATCATCGGCGGCGACATGCCGATGCCCGCCGGCGCTGACGGCGAGGTCGGTCCCATGCATCGCGAGATCATGAACGAGCTGCGCGCCATCCGCTCGCAAATGGGAAGCTCCGGCCGCGCCCGTAGCGCGACCGTCGAGACGCTCGATGCTTCGGTTTCGCGCGAGGCCGCCGAGGCCTACGCCTTGCTGGAAACCTATCGCGCCCAGATCGAACAGTGCGAAAAGCTCAAGGTTGAACTCGACCTGATCTACGACGCCATCAACCGCACCAAGCGGGAAATCGCGGTGCTGCACGGCAAGAGCTTCAACGGCGAGGAGATGGCCAAGGTCAATGGCGAACTCGGCGCCGTGGTCGGCGGCACCGAAGAAGCCACCCAGCAAATCCTGGAAGCCGCCGAGGCGATCGATAACGCGTCGAGCGCGCTGTCGAAGGTGACCTCACCGGACCAGCAGAAGATCCTCAGCGAGGAAATCCAGGAGCGCGTCGTCTCCATTTTCGAAGCCTGCAATTTTCAGGATCTCACCGGTCAGCGCATCAGCAAGGTGATGACCACGATGAAGTTCATCGAGAACCACATCACCGTCATGATGGACATCTGGGGTGGCGTGGATGCGATCAAGGCGCACGCGCCGCCGATCGTCGACGACCGGGAAGGCGACGCGAAGCTCTTGAACGGCCCGAAGCTGGACGGCGACGAGGGTCACGCCTCGCAGAACGACATCGACGCTCTGTTCGACTGA
- a CDS encoding ChbG/HpnK family deacetylase has protein sequence MSDAAPRRIWLCADDYGLSPGVNRAIRDLIGRGRLNATSVMVVGPAIGRDEIAALQAVVANGPRCAIGLHVTLTAPFRPLTMHFRPLDGGMFPGFPKLLRAGLLRRLDPEIIHAELMVQLKAFRDWFGRAPDFVDGHQHAQLFPQVRDAFLTAVKTAAPEAWVRQGGRNQPLARRLGTPKALVLDLLSAQFRRRAAQAGIAFNPGFAGAYDFTRRPDFGALMPQFLDGLPDGGLIMCHPGFVDETLISLDPLTTHREHEHAFLGGEQFPRLLEANKVTLG, from the coding sequence ATGAGCGACGCCGCGCCGCGCCGCATCTGGCTGTGTGCGGACGATTATGGTCTCAGCCCCGGCGTCAACCGCGCGATTCGCGATCTGATCGGACGCGGCCGTCTCAACGCGACATCGGTGATGGTGGTTGGACCTGCGATCGGCCGCGACGAAATCGCAGCACTTCAGGCCGTCGTCGCCAACGGTCCACGTTGCGCCATCGGCCTGCACGTCACCCTGACCGCGCCGTTCCGCCCTCTGACGATGCATTTCAGGCCGCTCGACGGCGGCATGTTCCCGGGCTTTCCGAAGCTGCTGCGCGCGGGCCTGCTGCGCCGGCTCGATCCCGAGATCATCCATGCCGAACTGATGGTGCAGCTAAAGGCCTTCCGCGATTGGTTCGGCCGGGCGCCCGACTTTGTCGACGGCCACCAGCATGCGCAGCTATTCCCGCAGGTGCGCGACGCGTTTCTGACGGCGGTGAAGACGGCCGCGCCCGAGGCCTGGGTGCGCCAGGGCGGGCGAAACCAGCCGCTGGCCCGGCGGCTCGGCACGCCCAAGGCGCTGGTTCTGGACCTGCTGAGCGCGCAGTTCCGCCGCCGCGCCGCGCAGGCCGGGATCGCCTTCAATCCCGGTTTCGCCGGCGCCTATGATTTCACCAGACGACCCGATTTCGGCGCCCTGATGCCGCAGTTTCTCGACGGGCTGCCCGACGGCGGCCTGATCATGTGCCATCCCGGCTTTGTCGATGAGACCCTGATCAGCCTCGACCCGCTGACGACCCATCGCGAGCACGAGCATGCCTTCCTCGGCGGCGAGCAGTTCCCGCGCCTCCTGGAGGCGAATAAAGTTACGTTGGGCTGA
- a CDS encoding DUF2076 domain-containing protein, producing the protein MTPQERQMIDDLFDRLARLEGAPRDPDAASAIAQGLQKAPNAVYALVQTVLVQDEALKRASSRIQELEAGGAPSQQQSGGFLDSMRDAVFGQDHGQNQPHGSVPNVPPPASRPVWNSGQVMQQAQSPGRYDQAPYGQPSYGQPPSYGQPYGAAQPPPLGGGGSFLGTAAAAAAGTIGGSLLLGSIRSMMGGGQRGFGDAAGLNAGVGDKAAGASPWSDQSGSTLARDAGVSDVGSSANRGDDNSRAGMLDTASNDDQTSNDDQTSNDDDDRDDMDLDSDDFGNDGDSDYA; encoded by the coding sequence ATGACACCGCAAGAACGCCAGATGATCGACGATCTTTTCGACCGGCTCGCCAGGCTGGAGGGTGCGCCGCGCGATCCGGACGCGGCCTCCGCGATTGCGCAGGGCCTGCAGAAAGCGCCCAATGCGGTTTACGCGCTGGTGCAGACCGTTCTGGTCCAGGACGAAGCGCTCAAGCGCGCCAGCAGCCGTATCCAGGAACTGGAGGCCGGCGGCGCGCCGTCACAACAGCAGTCCGGCGGGTTTCTCGATTCGATGCGCGATGCCGTCTTCGGGCAGGACCACGGACAGAATCAGCCGCACGGTTCGGTACCGAACGTTCCGCCGCCCGCCAGCCGTCCGGTATGGAACAGTGGCCAAGTGATGCAGCAGGCCCAGTCGCCCGGACGTTATGACCAGGCGCCGTATGGTCAACCCTCCTATGGTCAGCCTCCCTCCTACGGTCAGCCGTATGGCGCGGCCCAGCCGCCCCCCCTCGGCGGTGGCGGCTCGTTCCTTGGCACCGCAGCAGCCGCGGCGGCCGGAACGATCGGCGGATCGCTGCTGCTTGGCAGCATCCGCTCGATGATGGGCGGTGGCCAGCGCGGCTTCGGCGATGCCGCAGGTCTCAATGCGGGCGTTGGCGACAAGGCTGCAGGCGCAAGCCCCTGGAGCGATCAATCCGGCAGCACTTTGGCGCGTGACGCCGGAGTTAGCGACGTCGGTTCATCGGCAAATCGCGGCGACGACAATTCGCGCGCCGGAATGCTGGATACGGCCTCGAACGATGATCAGACATCGAACGATGACCAGACATCGAACGATGACGACGACCGCGACGACATGGATCTGGATTCCGACGACTTCGGCAACGACGGCGACAGCGATTACGCCTGA
- a CDS encoding AtuA-related protein: MKLRQIAHSRTGDKGNISNISVIAFDSENYEFLCQHVTAERVSAHFAEIVRGEVTRYEMPSIGALNFVLTLALGGGVTRSLALDAHGKGLSSALLDLDLPDIVAHEISASRRFRTEAG, from the coding sequence ATGAAGCTTCGTCAGATTGCCCACTCCCGGACCGGGGACAAGGGAAACATCTCGAATATTTCCGTGATTGCCTTCGATTCGGAGAATTACGAATTCCTGTGTCAGCATGTTACGGCTGAGCGTGTCAGTGCACATTTTGCAGAGATCGTTCGTGGCGAAGTAACGCGATACGAAATGCCGTCGATCGGGGCACTCAACTTTGTACTGACCCTGGCGCTCGGCGGCGGCGTGACGCGCTCGCTCGCGCTTGATGCCCACGGCAAAGGCTTGAGCTCAGCTCTGCTCGATCTGGATCTGCCGGATATAGTCGCGCATGAGATTTCGGCTTCGCGCAGATTTCGTACTGAAGCCGGTTGA
- a CDS encoding glycosyltransferase family 2 protein: protein MMLGTDVSSLSTTAATAAAQGLSIVVPVFNEAAGLAPLHGRLTDLAKALRQRYGLACEVVYVDDGSTDTTLAVARSLEADALDVQVVSLSRNFGKEAALMAGLDHARRGAVLFMDGDGQHPPDLVEQLVSHWIDGGYDVVYTAKAHRDNESFPRRLAVHGFYALINWGARQKIPEDAGDFRLLSPRAVAALRQLPERNRFFKGLASWIGFRQIRVDYEPAARAHGITTFSPGRLIGLSIEGLTSFSVAPLRFASLLGVVLATIAFLFGLSILWETFTTGRSVPGYPSLVVGLMTIGGVQLIMIGIVGEYIGKILSELKARPIYFVAEHSDKRADAKEGSKESTGAGERTAAE from the coding sequence ATGATGCTGGGTACGGATGTTTCTAGCCTGTCCACCACCGCGGCCACCGCCGCGGCGCAGGGGCTGTCGATCGTCGTGCCCGTCTTTAACGAGGCGGCCGGACTTGCGCCGCTGCATGGACGCTTGACCGATCTGGCGAAGGCGCTGCGGCAGCGCTACGGGCTTGCCTGCGAGGTCGTCTATGTCGATGACGGCAGCACCGACACCACGCTTGCGGTCGCGCGCTCGCTCGAGGCCGATGCGCTCGACGTCCAGGTAGTGTCGCTGTCGCGCAATTTCGGCAAGGAAGCCGCCCTGATGGCGGGACTGGACCATGCCCGCCGCGGCGCGGTCCTGTTCATGGACGGCGACGGTCAGCATCCGCCGGATCTGGTCGAGCAACTGGTCAGCCACTGGATCGATGGCGGCTACGACGTAGTCTATACCGCCAAAGCGCATCGCGACAATGAGTCGTTTCCGCGGCGGCTTGCCGTGCACGGCTTCTACGCGCTGATCAACTGGGGCGCGCGGCAAAAAATCCCCGAGGATGCCGGCGACTTCCGCCTGCTGTCGCCCCGCGCGGTGGCCGCGCTGCGGCAATTGCCCGAGCGCAACCGCTTCTTCAAGGGGCTGGCAAGCTGGATCGGCTTCCGACAGATCCGCGTCGACTACGAACCCGCGGCACGCGCGCACGGCATCACCACCTTCAGCCCCGGCCGGCTGATCGGGCTGTCGATCGAAGGCCTGACCTCGTTCTCGGTGGCGCCGCTGCGTTTTGCCAGCCTGCTCGGGGTGGTGCTCGCGACCATCGCGTTCCTGTTCGGGCTTTCGATCCTGTGGGAGACCTTCACCACCGGAAGATCGGTTCCGGGCTATCCCTCGCTGGTAGTCGGCCTGATGACGATCGGCGGCGTGCAGCTCATCATGATCGGCATCGTCGGCGAATATATCGGGAAGATTCTTTCCGAGCTGAAGGCGCGTCCGATCTATTTCGTCGCCGAACATTCGGACAAGCGCGCCGACGCCAAGGAAGGCAGCAAGGAAAGCACGGGCGCCGGCGAAAGGACGGCCGCCGAATGA
- the hisG gene encoding ATP phosphoribosyltransferase: MTTPFVLAVPSKGRLQENAEAFFTRAGLALAKPRGARDYRGTIAGLDNVEIAYLSASEIAWQLARGMVHLGVTGEDLVRESITDADKRVLLIDSLGFGGANVVVAVPQAWIDVRTMADLDDVTTGFRAQHNRRMRVATKYINLTRTFFASHGVVDYRIVESAGATEGAPAVGTAEMIVDITSTGATLAANGLKVLDDGVILRSQANLVASRDADWSSEARETARVILDHIAARARASKYREVRTRFAGCDAALLAEAHNRFGVVSPFGGPTSSGMVTLHCPPAQLYALGSFLRAHGADTVSVASLDYVLDRDNPLFARLEAFLRQ, translated from the coding sequence ATGACAACGCCATTCGTTCTCGCCGTTCCCTCCAAGGGCCGGCTGCAGGAAAACGCGGAAGCGTTCTTCACCCGGGCCGGGCTTGCGTTGGCAAAGCCGCGCGGCGCCCGCGACTATCGCGGCACCATCGCGGGCCTCGACAATGTCGAGATCGCCTATCTCTCGGCGAGCGAGATCGCCTGGCAGCTTGCGCGCGGCATGGTGCATCTCGGCGTCACCGGCGAAGATCTGGTGCGCGAAAGCATTACCGATGCCGACAAGCGCGTGCTGCTGATCGACAGCCTCGGCTTCGGCGGCGCCAATGTCGTGGTGGCGGTGCCGCAGGCCTGGATCGACGTCCGCACCATGGCCGATCTCGACGACGTCACCACCGGCTTCCGCGCCCAGCATAACCGGCGGATGCGGGTGGCGACCAAGTACATCAATTTGACCCGGACCTTCTTCGCCTCCCACGGCGTCGTCGACTACCGCATCGTCGAGAGCGCCGGCGCGACCGAAGGTGCGCCGGCGGTCGGCACGGCCGAGATGATCGTCGACATCACGTCAACGGGCGCCACGCTCGCCGCCAACGGTCTCAAGGTGCTCGACGACGGCGTCATCCTGCGCAGCCAGGCCAACCTCGTGGCATCCAGGGACGCCGACTGGTCGAGTGAGGCCAGAGAAACCGCGCGCGTCATCCTCGACCACATCGCCGCACGCGCCCGCGCCAGCAAGTATCGCGAGGTCCGCACCCGCTTTGCCGGCTGCGACGCCGCGCTGCTGGCCGAAGCCCATAACCGGTTCGGCGTGGTGTCGCCTTTCGGCGGCCCGACCTCTTCCGGCATGGTCACGCTGCACTGCCCACCGGCGCAGCTTTACGCGCTCGGCAGTTTTCTTCGCGCGCACGGCGCCGACACGGTGTCGGTGGCGTCGCTCGACTATGTGCTCGATCGCGACAATCCGCTGTTTGCCAGACTTGAGGCATTCCTGCGGCAGTGA
- a CDS encoding LysR family transcriptional regulator yields MDINLRQVRAFVSVAHLKSFTRTARLLHISQPALTVQIRKLEEDLQIRLLDRNSRTVDLTRVGVELLPVFQRILHELDSVVVDTRALATTQHGVVRIAALPSFAAGMLPTVISRFRQSNPRMTFVLKDVVASRVNDSVRSGQVDLGVTGGKVADPELEILHTWQDHMHAVFPSGHPFERKRRITLEDLAEVPLILMDSETSVRAIVDAAFVAAGRLPIPACEAIYMMTAVGMVKAGLGVGILPASAKEVQAEPSLVSRLIEDTALTRQIAIIKKLKRTLPPAAQLFLDEVLKVIREPLAKGDVSKGRARKKRASLPG; encoded by the coding sequence ATGGATATAAACCTGCGCCAGGTTCGTGCGTTCGTTTCGGTTGCGCATCTGAAGAGTTTTACGCGCACCGCGCGGCTGCTTCACATCTCGCAGCCAGCGCTAACGGTCCAAATAAGAAAACTAGAGGAGGACCTTCAGATCAGACTGTTGGATCGCAATAGTCGAACGGTCGATCTCACACGGGTCGGCGTTGAACTTCTCCCGGTCTTTCAGCGCATACTCCACGAACTTGACTCGGTCGTCGTCGATACGCGCGCCCTCGCGACTACACAGCATGGCGTGGTGCGGATAGCCGCACTGCCTTCGTTCGCTGCCGGCATGCTTCCGACTGTCATTTCCCGGTTTCGACAGTCAAATCCCAGGATGACTTTCGTATTGAAAGACGTGGTCGCCAGCAGAGTTAACGACAGCGTGCGGTCGGGCCAGGTAGACCTCGGTGTTACCGGCGGCAAGGTTGCCGATCCTGAACTGGAGATTCTCCATACCTGGCAGGATCACATGCACGCCGTGTTTCCATCGGGACACCCGTTCGAGCGCAAGCGCCGGATTACGCTGGAGGATCTCGCGGAGGTTCCGTTGATCCTGATGGATTCGGAAACAAGTGTGCGTGCGATTGTTGATGCTGCCTTCGTCGCGGCCGGACGCCTTCCTATCCCAGCTTGTGAGGCGATCTACATGATGACTGCCGTGGGGATGGTCAAAGCCGGGCTCGGTGTCGGCATTCTGCCCGCGTCAGCAAAAGAGGTACAGGCCGAACCAAGCTTGGTGTCGCGCCTGATTGAGGACACGGCCCTCACACGACAGATAGCTATAATCAAGAAATTGAAGCGCACATTGCCGCCTGCCGCGCAATTGTTTCTTGATGAGGTACTCAAGGTCATTCGCGAACCGCTCGCCAAGGGCGACGTCAGTAAGGGCCGCGCTCGAAAGAAGCGGGCCTCTCTTCCCGGCTAG
- a CDS encoding L,D-transpeptidase, with product MFKRMSLALLASASCLGAGLHQAQAIEAAAVGEPTVIYADQPAPPPAPVRVVYAERFNMGGGFIEFLFGDGPNQGERYQQQPDYQRPLYQRPGYPQPGYQQPGYQQQPSYQPQGALLPQPEQQEEASDPRQRPFDPKYEKQLVDYHGTERPGTIVVDTPNKFLFLVQGDGKALRYGIGVGKPGFTWSGVKAISAKKEWPDWTPPPEMLVRRPDLPRHMEGGPQNPLGARAMYLGSSLYRIHGSNEPWTIGTNVSSGCIRMRNEDVIDLYGRVNVGARVVVI from the coding sequence ATGTTCAAAAGAATGTCTCTTGCGCTCCTTGCGAGCGCGTCTTGTCTCGGCGCCGGACTGCATCAGGCGCAGGCTATCGAAGCCGCGGCCGTCGGCGAGCCGACCGTGATCTACGCCGATCAACCTGCGCCGCCGCCCGCGCCGGTGCGGGTGGTCTATGCCGAGCGCTTCAATATGGGCGGCGGCTTCATCGAGTTTCTGTTCGGCGACGGACCGAACCAGGGCGAGCGCTATCAGCAGCAACCCGACTATCAGCGACCGCTCTATCAACGGCCCGGCTATCCACAACCCGGCTATCAGCAACCCGGCTATCAGCAGCAACCGTCGTACCAGCCGCAGGGCGCGCTGCTGCCGCAGCCGGAGCAGCAGGAAGAGGCCAGCGATCCCCGGCAGCGGCCGTTCGACCCGAAATACGAGAAACAGCTCGTCGACTATCACGGCACGGAAAGGCCCGGCACCATCGTCGTCGATACGCCCAACAAGTTCTTGTTCCTGGTGCAGGGCGATGGCAAGGCGCTGCGCTACGGCATCGGCGTCGGCAAGCCCGGATTCACCTGGTCGGGCGTCAAGGCGATCTCCGCGAAGAAGGAATGGCCGGACTGGACGCCGCCGCCGGAGATGCTGGTGCGCCGGCCGGATCTGCCGCGGCACATGGAAGGCGGCCCGCAGAATCCGCTCGGTGCCCGCGCGATGTATCTGGGATCGTCGCTGTATCGCATCCACGGCTCCAACGAGCCCTGGACCATCGGCACCAACGTCTCGTCCGGCTGCATCCGGATGCGCAACGAGGACGTCATCGACCTCTACGGCCGCGTCAATGTCGGCGCCAGGGTCGTCGTGATCTGA